The following proteins come from a genomic window of Alosa sapidissima isolate fAloSap1 chromosome 20, fAloSap1.pri, whole genome shotgun sequence:
- the LOC121694663 gene encoding alpha-1A adrenergic receptor-like: protein MRDFNFVPGTSNFRPRFCLISQPYFYVKCLNYGVYVKGNVVRNETAIGCQLVFNQTSWNTDCYGVFVKMRNVSEDATNLWQNDSYELYNGTHSLENYTNTTSPNRTSQTGLVLWRAVPLGLVLGTFIILAIVGNILVILSVICNRHLRIPTNYFIINLAIADLLLGTTVLPVSATLEIVDYWVFGRIFCDIWAALDVLCCTASIMSLCVISIDRYIGVSYPLQYPNIVSERRALLAMVGVWILSLVISIGPLLGWKQPPSPEPTICLITEEPFYALFSSLGSFYIPLIVILVMYFRVYVVVKRTTKNLEAGVMRERLNSSELTLRIHRGSQMQDGSGGARSQGHQARNSLTVKVLKFSREKKAAKTLGVVVGMFTLCWLPFFLSLPIVSFNNSLRPPELVFKVIFWLGYFNSCMNPIIYPCYSRAFKLAFIRILRCQCHEGRQPGWRGRVHNYASSQVYAGGSTHRGSAGSLQPNGSKRMLSLGHRGSSPGAGLAPCPEDGSCQTLEAISTSTSGNTSDYQLGMMGVELQSAQASLQS from the exons ATGCGTGACTTTAATTTCGTACCAGGAACAAGTAACTTTAGACCTCGATTTTGTCTAATAAGCCAGCCATATTTTTATGTCAAATGCCTGAATTATGGAGTCTATGTAAAGGGGAATGTCGTGCGCAATGAGACCGCAATAGGCTGCCAGTTAGTATTCAATCAGACGTCCTGGAACACGGACTGCTATGGCGTTTTTGTCAAAATGAGAAATGTCAGTGAGGATGCAACAAACCTCTGGCAAAACGACTCTTATGAACTTTACAATGGAACCCACTCTCTTGAGAACTATACCAACACCACCTCGCCAAACAGAACGAGTCAGACTGGCCTGGTGCTTTGGAGAGCTGTCCCCCTTGGTCTGGTTTTGGGCACCTTTATCATTTTAGCCATCGTTGGGAACATCTTAGTCATATTGTCGGTGATTTGCAACAGGCATCTCAGAATCCCTACGAACTATTTTATTATCAACTTGGCAATTGCAGACTTGTTGCTCGGCACAACCGTGTTGCCAGTGTCTGCAACTTTGGAAATTGTGGACTACTGGGTCTTTGGGAGGATATTTTGTGACATTTGGGCTGCTCTTGATGTGCTATGTTGTACTGCGTCTATAATGAGTCTCTGTGTGATATCTATCGACCGTTACATCGGAGTGAGCTACCCTTTGCAATACCCTAACATTGTGTCGGAACGCAGAGCACTTCTTGCTATGGTCGGTGTATGGATATTATCACTAGTGATATCCATTGGCCCTCTTCTTGGATGGAAGCAACCGCCATCGCCAGAACCCACAATTTGTCTGATCACAGAGGAACCATTTTATGCGCTGTTTTCATCCTTGGGCTCTTTCTATATTCCATTAATAGTCATATTGGTTATGTATTTCAGAGTTTATGTAGTCGTCAAAAGGACCACCAAAAATCTTGAAGCAGGAGTCATGCGAGAGAGATTGAATTCAAGTGAACTGACCCTTAGGATTCACAGAGGTTCACAGATGCAGGATGGCAGTGGCGGAGCCAGAAGTCAAGGGCATCAAGCAAGGAATTCTCTCACAGTGAAAGTCCTGAAATTCTCTCGGGAGAAGAAAGCTGCTAAAACCCTTGGTGTTGTGGTCGGGATGTTCACCCTTTGCTGGCTGCCATTCTTCCTGTCTTTGCCCATTG TGTCATTCAACAACAGCCTCCGGCCCCCTGAGTTGGTCTTCAAGGTGATCTTCTGGCTGGGCTACTTCAACAGCTGCATGAACCCCATCATCTACCCCTGCTACAGCCGGGCCTTTAAGCTGGCCTTCATCCGCATCCTGAGGTGCCAGTGCCACGAGGGGAGACAACCCGGGTGGAGGGGGCGGGTGCACAACTACGCCAGCTCCCAGGTGTATGCCGGCGGCTCCACACACCGGGGCTCCGcagggagcttgcagccaaatGGCAGCAAGCGGATGCTGTCCCTGGGCCATCGAGGTTCTAGCCCTGGCGCTGGACTGGCACCCTGTCCAGAAGATGGGTCTTGTCAAACACTGGAGGCCATCTCCACCTCCACATCAGGTAATACCTCAGACTACCAGCTGGGAATGATGGGAGTTGAACTCCAATCAGCACAGGCCAGCCTCCAGAGTTGA